Proteins co-encoded in one Erinaceus europaeus chromosome 2, mEriEur2.1, whole genome shotgun sequence genomic window:
- the SCAF1 gene encoding splicing factor, arginine/serine-rich 19 isoform X3, translating into MGRQTETPHSLLLPSSCGPSSRPWGAPCRGTCQTRKVLDMAADSFFAGLVSVLDPPDTWVPSHLDLRPGEDEDMLELVAEVRIGDRGPAPLSVPSLLRRLRARRTGKTVSLQVRCSQPSCARYLLTLGTGDGGPAPPPAPSSASSSPSPSPSSSSPSPPPPPPPPVPPAPPAPRFDIYDPFHPTDEAYSPPPAPEQKYDPFEPTGSNPSSSAGTPSPEEEEEEEEEEEEEEEEEEEGLSQSISRISETLAGIYDDNSLSQDFPADESPRPEPPAPQPAPAPRTPPQADSTRAEAPRRRVFVVGAEAEARGEGKVSVEVMTAAGPVPPGDPEIEEGEIVQPEDEPRPAPPLFRAARARPPPAAAPPAPLPAPRAPEGDDFLSLHAESDGEGALQAELGEPVPAPAADARWGGLDLRRKILTQRRERYRQRSPSPAPAAAAAAAAGPPARKKSRREHKRGAEAKEAAPAASSSSAASGAPPPPAPAAAWDSKKHRARDRKPGSHAASRRRSRSRSRSRRRSRSSDRRRGGSRRSRSREKRRRRRRRSASPPPAASSSSSSRRERHRGKHRDGGKKKKKRSRSRGEKRADGDKAPPPGTPPPPGAPGPGSERDRRRGAVPPSIQDLTDHDLFAIKRTITVGRPDKPGPRGPSPAPAASPKREILYDSDGLSAEERGAKGGEKERRRSGAASSREKGSRRKAADGGDRDRDRSSKKARPPKDAAPPSGPPPKPPTGSGSGSSSSSSSSSSRKVKLQSKVAVLIREGVSSTTPAKEAASSGLGSIGVKFSRDRESRSPFLKPDERAPAEAAKAAPGSTKPKKTKVKVKTGAKKTKGTKGKTKPSKTRKKVRGSCGGSGSLKKSKADSCSQAAGAKASEETTWSGEERAAKAPSTPPPKAAPPPPALTPDSQTVDSSCKTPEVSFLPEEAAEEAGVRGGVEEEEEEEEEEEEEEEEDQQPATTTATSTAAAAPSTAPSAGSTAGDSGAEDGPATCVPQLPTLPPPMPWNLPAGVDCTTSGVLALTALLFKMEEANLASRAKAQELIQATNQILSHRKPPASLGVTPAPVPPSLGLPPGPSSYLLPGSLPLGGCGSTPPTPTGLAATSDKREGSSSSEGRGDTDKYLKKLHTQERAVEEVKLAIKPYYQKKDITKDEYKDILRKAVHKICHSRSGEINPLKVSNLVRAYVQRYRYFRKHGRKPGDPPGPPRPPKEPGPPDKGGPASLPLPPL; encoded by the exons GTGCTGGACATGGCTGCAGACAGCTTCTTTGCGGGGCTGGTGAGTGTTCTGGATCCCCCAGACACGTGGGTTCCCAGCCACCTGGACCTGCGGCCTGGCGA AGACGAGGACATGCTGGAGCTAGTGGCCGAGGTCCGAATCGGGGACAGAGGCCCCGCTCCTCTCTCAGTGCCCAGCCTGCTGCGCCGGCTCAGGGCCCGGAGGACGGGCAAAACAG TGTCTCTGCAGGTCCGCTGCTCCCAGCCCTCCTGCGCCCGCTACCTCCTCACCCTGGGCACCGGAGACGGGGGCCCCgcgccccccccagccccctcctccgcGTCCTCCTCGCCCTCCCCgtcgccctcctcctcctccccgtccccgccgcccccgccgcctccCCCAGTGCCCCCCGCCCCGCCAGCCCCTCGCTTTGACATCTACGACCCCTTCCACCCCACCGACGAGGCCTACTCCCCGCCGCCGGCCCCCGAGCAGAAGTACGACCCCTTCGAGCCCACGGGCTCCAACCCCAGCTCGTCGGCAGGGACCCCCTCccccgaggaggaggaggaggaggaggaagaggaggaggaggaggaggaggaggaggaggagggcctgTCGCAGAGCATCAGCCGCATCTCAGAGACGCTGGCCGGCATCTACGACGACAACAGCCTGAGCCAGGACTTCCCGGCCGACGAGAGCCCCCGACCCGAGCCCCCCGCCCCGCAGCCGGCCCCCGCGCCCCGGACGCCCCCGCAGGCCGACTCCACCCGCGCCGAGGCCCCGCGGCGCCGCGTGTTCGTGGTGGGCGCCGAGGCCGAGGCCCGCGGCGAGGGGAAGGTGTCGGTGGAGGTGATGACGGCGGCCGGGCCCGTGCCGCCCGGGGACCCGGAGATCGAGGAGGGCGAGATCGTGCAGCCCGAGGACGAGCCGCGCCCCGCGCCGCCGCTGTTCCGCGCCGCCCGCGCCCGGCCGCCCCCCGCcgccgcgccccccgcgcccttgcccgcgccccgcgcccccgaGGGCGACGACTTCCTGTCGCTGCACGCGGAGTCGGACGGCGAGGGCGCCTTGCAGGCCGAGCTGGGGGAGCCGGTGCCCGCGCCCGCGGCCGACGCGCGCTGGGGCGGCCTGGACCTGCGGCGCAAGATCCTCACGCAGCGGCGGGAGCGCTACCGCCAGCGCTCGCCCTCCcccgcgcccgccgccgccgccgccgccgccgccggcccgCCCGCCCGCAAGAAGTCGCGGCGGGAGCACAAGCGCGGGGCCGAGGCCAAGGAGGCCGCCCCGGccgcttcctcctcctccgccgcctccggggccccgccgccgcccgcgcccgccgccgcctgggactCCAAGAAGCACCGCGCCCGGGACCGCAAGCCCGGCTCGCACGCCGCCTCCCGCCGCCGCTCCCGCTCGCGCTCCCGCTCCCGCCGCCGCTCCCGCAGCTCCGACCGGCGCCGAGGCGGCAGCCGGCGCTCCCGCTCCCGGGagaagcggcggcggcggcggcggcgctcgGCCTCCCCGCCCCCGGCCGCCTCGTCATCGTCGTCCTCGCGGCGCGAGCGGCACCGGGGAAAACACCGCGACGgcggcaagaagaagaagaagcgctcGCGGTCCCGGGGCGAGAAGCGGGCGGACGGCGACAAGGCCCCGCCGCCCggcacccccccgccccccggtgCCCCCGGCCCGGGCTCCGAGCGCGACCGCCGCCGCGGCGCCGTGCCGCCCTCCATCCAGGACCTCACGGACCACGACCTCTTCGCCATCAAGCGGACCATCACCGTGGGCCGGCCCGACAAGCCCGGCCCCCGCGGCCCCTCGCCGGCGCCCGCCGCCTCGCCCAAGCGGGAGATCCTGTACGACTCGGACGGGCTGAGCGCCGAGGAGCGCGGCGCCAAGGGCGGCGAGAAGGAGCGGCGGCGCTCGGGGGCCGCCTCCTCCCGGGAGAAAGGGTCGCGGCGCAAGGCGGCCGACGGGGGCGACCGGGACAGGGACAGGTCCTCCAAGAAGGCCCGGCCGCCCAAGGACGCAGCGCCCCCGTCGGGGCCCCCGCCCAAGCCCCCCACCGGCAGCGGGTCGGGCTCCTCGTCCTCGTCGTCGTCCTCGTCCTCCCGGAAGGTGAAGCTGCAGTCCAAGGTGGCCGTGCTCATCCGGGAGGGCGTCAGCAGCACCACACCTGCCAAGGAGGCGGCGTCCTCCGGCCTGGGCTCCATCGGGGTCAAGTTCAGCCGCGACCGGGAGAGCCGCTCCCCCTTCCTTAAGCCGGACGAGCGGGCCCCGGCCGAGGCGGCCAAGGCGGCTCCCGGCAGCACTAAGCCCAAAAAGACCAAGGTCAAGGTCAAGACCGGGGCCAAGAAGACCAAGGGGACCAAGGGGAAGACCAAGCCGTCCAAGACGCGGAAGAAGGTCCGTGGGAGCTGCGGGGGCTCGGGGTCGCTGAAGAAGTCCAAGGCCGACAGCTGCAGCCAGGCGGCGGGTGCCAAGGCCTCCGAGGAGACCACCTGGTCGGGAGAGGAGCGGGCCGCCAAGGCCCCCAGCACCCCGCCCCCCAAGGCAGCCCCGCCGCCCCCCGCCCTCACACCGGACTCCCAGACGGTGGACAGCAGCTGCAAGACCCCCGAGGTCTCTTTCCTGCCTGAGGAGGCTGCCGAGGAGGCCGGGGTCCGAGGgggggtggaagaggaggaggaggaggaagaggaggaggaggaggaggaggaggaggaccagcAGCCGGCCACCACCACGGCCACCAGCACGGCTGCTGCCGCTCCCAGCACGGCCCCCAGTGCGGGCTCCACAGCGGGAGACTCGGGGGCCGAGGATGGGCCGGCCACCTGCGTCCCCCAGCTGCCCACGCTGCCCCCGCCCATGCCCTGGAACCTGCCTGCTGGTGTGGACTGCACCACCAGTGGCGTCCTGGCCT TGACTGCACTTCTCTTCAAGATGGAAGAAGCCAACCTGGCGAGCCGAGCCAAGGCCCAGGAGCTGATCCAGGCCACCAACCAG ATCCTCAGTCACAGGAAACCCCCCGCGAGTCTGGGGGTGACGCCGGCTCCTGTGCCCCCCTCTCTGGGCCTGCCTCCCGGTCCCTCCAGCTACTTGCTTCCAGGCAGCCTCCCACTGGGGGGCTGCGgctccacccctcccacccccactgggctAGCTGCCACATCTGACAAGAGAGAGGGCAGCAGCAGCTCCGAGGGTCGAGGGGACACGGACAAG TACCTGAAGAAGCTGCACACTCAGGAGCGGGCGGTGGAGGAGGTGAAGCTGGCCATCAAGCCCTACTACCAGAAGAAGGACATCACCAAGGACGAGTACAAAGACATCCTGAGGAAGGCCGTCCAcaag ATCTGCCACAGCAGAAGCGGGGAGATCAACCCGCTGAAGGTGAGCAACCTGGTGCGGGCCTACGTCCAGCGCTACCGCTACTTCCGCAAACACGGTCGCAAGCCCGGGGACCCTCCAGGACCCCCGCGGCCGCCCAAGGAGCCAGGCCCTCCAGACAAGGGTGGCCCGGCcagcctgcccctgccccctctgTGA
- the SCAF1 gene encoding splicing factor, arginine/serine-rich 19 isoform X1 has translation MGNPNTLCVTMEEEDESRGKTEESGEDRGDGPPDRDPTLSPPAFILRAIQQALGSSLQGDLPNEKDGSRGHGLRWRRCCRSPRSEPHSQDSGGTDTATVLDMAADSFFAGLVSVLDPPDTWVPSHLDLRPGEDEDMLELVAEVRIGDRGPAPLSVPSLLRRLRARRTGKTVSLQVRCSQPSCARYLLTLGTGDGGPAPPPAPSSASSSPSPSPSSSSPSPPPPPPPPVPPAPPAPRFDIYDPFHPTDEAYSPPPAPEQKYDPFEPTGSNPSSSAGTPSPEEEEEEEEEEEEEEEEEEEGLSQSISRISETLAGIYDDNSLSQDFPADESPRPEPPAPQPAPAPRTPPQADSTRAEAPRRRVFVVGAEAEARGEGKVSVEVMTAAGPVPPGDPEIEEGEIVQPEDEPRPAPPLFRAARARPPPAAAPPAPLPAPRAPEGDDFLSLHAESDGEGALQAELGEPVPAPAADARWGGLDLRRKILTQRRERYRQRSPSPAPAAAAAAAAGPPARKKSRREHKRGAEAKEAAPAASSSSAASGAPPPPAPAAAWDSKKHRARDRKPGSHAASRRRSRSRSRSRRRSRSSDRRRGGSRRSRSREKRRRRRRRSASPPPAASSSSSSRRERHRGKHRDGGKKKKKRSRSRGEKRADGDKAPPPGTPPPPGAPGPGSERDRRRGAVPPSIQDLTDHDLFAIKRTITVGRPDKPGPRGPSPAPAASPKREILYDSDGLSAEERGAKGGEKERRRSGAASSREKGSRRKAADGGDRDRDRSSKKARPPKDAAPPSGPPPKPPTGSGSGSSSSSSSSSSRKVKLQSKVAVLIREGVSSTTPAKEAASSGLGSIGVKFSRDRESRSPFLKPDERAPAEAAKAAPGSTKPKKTKVKVKTGAKKTKGTKGKTKPSKTRKKVRGSCGGSGSLKKSKADSCSQAAGAKASEETTWSGEERAAKAPSTPPPKAAPPPPALTPDSQTVDSSCKTPEVSFLPEEAAEEAGVRGGVEEEEEEEEEEEEEEEEDQQPATTTATSTAAAAPSTAPSAGSTAGDSGAEDGPATCVPQLPTLPPPMPWNLPAGVDCTTSGVLALTALLFKMEEANLASRAKAQELIQATNQILSHRKPPASLGVTPAPVPPSLGLPPGPSSYLLPGSLPLGGCGSTPPTPTGLAATSDKREGSSSSEGRGDTDKYLKKLHTQERAVEEVKLAIKPYYQKKDITKDEYKDILRKAVHKICHSRSGEINPLKVSNLVRAYVQRYRYFRKHGRKPGDPPGPPRPPKEPGPPDKGGPASLPLPPL, from the exons ATGGCTCTCGGGGCCACGGCCTCCGGTGGAGGCGCTGCTGCCGCAGCCCGCGCTCTGAACCCCACTCCCAGGACTCGGGGGGCACTGACACGGCGACT GTGCTGGACATGGCTGCAGACAGCTTCTTTGCGGGGCTGGTGAGTGTTCTGGATCCCCCAGACACGTGGGTTCCCAGCCACCTGGACCTGCGGCCTGGCGA AGACGAGGACATGCTGGAGCTAGTGGCCGAGGTCCGAATCGGGGACAGAGGCCCCGCTCCTCTCTCAGTGCCCAGCCTGCTGCGCCGGCTCAGGGCCCGGAGGACGGGCAAAACAG TGTCTCTGCAGGTCCGCTGCTCCCAGCCCTCCTGCGCCCGCTACCTCCTCACCCTGGGCACCGGAGACGGGGGCCCCgcgccccccccagccccctcctccgcGTCCTCCTCGCCCTCCCCgtcgccctcctcctcctccccgtccccgccgcccccgccgcctccCCCAGTGCCCCCCGCCCCGCCAGCCCCTCGCTTTGACATCTACGACCCCTTCCACCCCACCGACGAGGCCTACTCCCCGCCGCCGGCCCCCGAGCAGAAGTACGACCCCTTCGAGCCCACGGGCTCCAACCCCAGCTCGTCGGCAGGGACCCCCTCccccgaggaggaggaggaggaggaggaagaggaggaggaggaggaggaggaggaggaggagggcctgTCGCAGAGCATCAGCCGCATCTCAGAGACGCTGGCCGGCATCTACGACGACAACAGCCTGAGCCAGGACTTCCCGGCCGACGAGAGCCCCCGACCCGAGCCCCCCGCCCCGCAGCCGGCCCCCGCGCCCCGGACGCCCCCGCAGGCCGACTCCACCCGCGCCGAGGCCCCGCGGCGCCGCGTGTTCGTGGTGGGCGCCGAGGCCGAGGCCCGCGGCGAGGGGAAGGTGTCGGTGGAGGTGATGACGGCGGCCGGGCCCGTGCCGCCCGGGGACCCGGAGATCGAGGAGGGCGAGATCGTGCAGCCCGAGGACGAGCCGCGCCCCGCGCCGCCGCTGTTCCGCGCCGCCCGCGCCCGGCCGCCCCCCGCcgccgcgccccccgcgcccttgcccgcgccccgcgcccccgaGGGCGACGACTTCCTGTCGCTGCACGCGGAGTCGGACGGCGAGGGCGCCTTGCAGGCCGAGCTGGGGGAGCCGGTGCCCGCGCCCGCGGCCGACGCGCGCTGGGGCGGCCTGGACCTGCGGCGCAAGATCCTCACGCAGCGGCGGGAGCGCTACCGCCAGCGCTCGCCCTCCcccgcgcccgccgccgccgccgccgccgccgccggcccgCCCGCCCGCAAGAAGTCGCGGCGGGAGCACAAGCGCGGGGCCGAGGCCAAGGAGGCCGCCCCGGccgcttcctcctcctccgccgcctccggggccccgccgccgcccgcgcccgccgccgcctgggactCCAAGAAGCACCGCGCCCGGGACCGCAAGCCCGGCTCGCACGCCGCCTCCCGCCGCCGCTCCCGCTCGCGCTCCCGCTCCCGCCGCCGCTCCCGCAGCTCCGACCGGCGCCGAGGCGGCAGCCGGCGCTCCCGCTCCCGGGagaagcggcggcggcggcggcggcgctcgGCCTCCCCGCCCCCGGCCGCCTCGTCATCGTCGTCCTCGCGGCGCGAGCGGCACCGGGGAAAACACCGCGACGgcggcaagaagaagaagaagcgctcGCGGTCCCGGGGCGAGAAGCGGGCGGACGGCGACAAGGCCCCGCCGCCCggcacccccccgccccccggtgCCCCCGGCCCGGGCTCCGAGCGCGACCGCCGCCGCGGCGCCGTGCCGCCCTCCATCCAGGACCTCACGGACCACGACCTCTTCGCCATCAAGCGGACCATCACCGTGGGCCGGCCCGACAAGCCCGGCCCCCGCGGCCCCTCGCCGGCGCCCGCCGCCTCGCCCAAGCGGGAGATCCTGTACGACTCGGACGGGCTGAGCGCCGAGGAGCGCGGCGCCAAGGGCGGCGAGAAGGAGCGGCGGCGCTCGGGGGCCGCCTCCTCCCGGGAGAAAGGGTCGCGGCGCAAGGCGGCCGACGGGGGCGACCGGGACAGGGACAGGTCCTCCAAGAAGGCCCGGCCGCCCAAGGACGCAGCGCCCCCGTCGGGGCCCCCGCCCAAGCCCCCCACCGGCAGCGGGTCGGGCTCCTCGTCCTCGTCGTCGTCCTCGTCCTCCCGGAAGGTGAAGCTGCAGTCCAAGGTGGCCGTGCTCATCCGGGAGGGCGTCAGCAGCACCACACCTGCCAAGGAGGCGGCGTCCTCCGGCCTGGGCTCCATCGGGGTCAAGTTCAGCCGCGACCGGGAGAGCCGCTCCCCCTTCCTTAAGCCGGACGAGCGGGCCCCGGCCGAGGCGGCCAAGGCGGCTCCCGGCAGCACTAAGCCCAAAAAGACCAAGGTCAAGGTCAAGACCGGGGCCAAGAAGACCAAGGGGACCAAGGGGAAGACCAAGCCGTCCAAGACGCGGAAGAAGGTCCGTGGGAGCTGCGGGGGCTCGGGGTCGCTGAAGAAGTCCAAGGCCGACAGCTGCAGCCAGGCGGCGGGTGCCAAGGCCTCCGAGGAGACCACCTGGTCGGGAGAGGAGCGGGCCGCCAAGGCCCCCAGCACCCCGCCCCCCAAGGCAGCCCCGCCGCCCCCCGCCCTCACACCGGACTCCCAGACGGTGGACAGCAGCTGCAAGACCCCCGAGGTCTCTTTCCTGCCTGAGGAGGCTGCCGAGGAGGCCGGGGTCCGAGGgggggtggaagaggaggaggaggaggaagaggaggaggaggaggaggaggaggaggaccagcAGCCGGCCACCACCACGGCCACCAGCACGGCTGCTGCCGCTCCCAGCACGGCCCCCAGTGCGGGCTCCACAGCGGGAGACTCGGGGGCCGAGGATGGGCCGGCCACCTGCGTCCCCCAGCTGCCCACGCTGCCCCCGCCCATGCCCTGGAACCTGCCTGCTGGTGTGGACTGCACCACCAGTGGCGTCCTGGCCT TGACTGCACTTCTCTTCAAGATGGAAGAAGCCAACCTGGCGAGCCGAGCCAAGGCCCAGGAGCTGATCCAGGCCACCAACCAG ATCCTCAGTCACAGGAAACCCCCCGCGAGTCTGGGGGTGACGCCGGCTCCTGTGCCCCCCTCTCTGGGCCTGCCTCCCGGTCCCTCCAGCTACTTGCTTCCAGGCAGCCTCCCACTGGGGGGCTGCGgctccacccctcccacccccactgggctAGCTGCCACATCTGACAAGAGAGAGGGCAGCAGCAGCTCCGAGGGTCGAGGGGACACGGACAAG TACCTGAAGAAGCTGCACACTCAGGAGCGGGCGGTGGAGGAGGTGAAGCTGGCCATCAAGCCCTACTACCAGAAGAAGGACATCACCAAGGACGAGTACAAAGACATCCTGAGGAAGGCCGTCCAcaag ATCTGCCACAGCAGAAGCGGGGAGATCAACCCGCTGAAGGTGAGCAACCTGGTGCGGGCCTACGTCCAGCGCTACCGCTACTTCCGCAAACACGGTCGCAAGCCCGGGGACCCTCCAGGACCCCCGCGGCCGCCCAAGGAGCCAGGCCCTCCAGACAAGGGTGGCCCGGCcagcctgcccctgccccctctgTGA
- the SCAF1 gene encoding splicing factor, arginine/serine-rich 19 isoform X2, which produces MEEEDESRGKTEESGEDRGDGPPDRDPTLSPPAFILRAIQQALGSSLQGDLPNEKDGSRGHGLRWRRCCRSPRSEPHSQDSGGTDTATVLDMAADSFFAGLVSVLDPPDTWVPSHLDLRPGEDEDMLELVAEVRIGDRGPAPLSVPSLLRRLRARRTGKTVSLQVRCSQPSCARYLLTLGTGDGGPAPPPAPSSASSSPSPSPSSSSPSPPPPPPPPVPPAPPAPRFDIYDPFHPTDEAYSPPPAPEQKYDPFEPTGSNPSSSAGTPSPEEEEEEEEEEEEEEEEEEEGLSQSISRISETLAGIYDDNSLSQDFPADESPRPEPPAPQPAPAPRTPPQADSTRAEAPRRRVFVVGAEAEARGEGKVSVEVMTAAGPVPPGDPEIEEGEIVQPEDEPRPAPPLFRAARARPPPAAAPPAPLPAPRAPEGDDFLSLHAESDGEGALQAELGEPVPAPAADARWGGLDLRRKILTQRRERYRQRSPSPAPAAAAAAAAGPPARKKSRREHKRGAEAKEAAPAASSSSAASGAPPPPAPAAAWDSKKHRARDRKPGSHAASRRRSRSRSRSRRRSRSSDRRRGGSRRSRSREKRRRRRRRSASPPPAASSSSSSRRERHRGKHRDGGKKKKKRSRSRGEKRADGDKAPPPGTPPPPGAPGPGSERDRRRGAVPPSIQDLTDHDLFAIKRTITVGRPDKPGPRGPSPAPAASPKREILYDSDGLSAEERGAKGGEKERRRSGAASSREKGSRRKAADGGDRDRDRSSKKARPPKDAAPPSGPPPKPPTGSGSGSSSSSSSSSSRKVKLQSKVAVLIREGVSSTTPAKEAASSGLGSIGVKFSRDRESRSPFLKPDERAPAEAAKAAPGSTKPKKTKVKVKTGAKKTKGTKGKTKPSKTRKKVRGSCGGSGSLKKSKADSCSQAAGAKASEETTWSGEERAAKAPSTPPPKAAPPPPALTPDSQTVDSSCKTPEVSFLPEEAAEEAGVRGGVEEEEEEEEEEEEEEEEDQQPATTTATSTAAAAPSTAPSAGSTAGDSGAEDGPATCVPQLPTLPPPMPWNLPAGVDCTTSGVLALTALLFKMEEANLASRAKAQELIQATNQILSHRKPPASLGVTPAPVPPSLGLPPGPSSYLLPGSLPLGGCGSTPPTPTGLAATSDKREGSSSSEGRGDTDKYLKKLHTQERAVEEVKLAIKPYYQKKDITKDEYKDILRKAVHKICHSRSGEINPLKVSNLVRAYVQRYRYFRKHGRKPGDPPGPPRPPKEPGPPDKGGPASLPLPPL; this is translated from the exons ATGGCTCTCGGGGCCACGGCCTCCGGTGGAGGCGCTGCTGCCGCAGCCCGCGCTCTGAACCCCACTCCCAGGACTCGGGGGGCACTGACACGGCGACT GTGCTGGACATGGCTGCAGACAGCTTCTTTGCGGGGCTGGTGAGTGTTCTGGATCCCCCAGACACGTGGGTTCCCAGCCACCTGGACCTGCGGCCTGGCGA AGACGAGGACATGCTGGAGCTAGTGGCCGAGGTCCGAATCGGGGACAGAGGCCCCGCTCCTCTCTCAGTGCCCAGCCTGCTGCGCCGGCTCAGGGCCCGGAGGACGGGCAAAACAG TGTCTCTGCAGGTCCGCTGCTCCCAGCCCTCCTGCGCCCGCTACCTCCTCACCCTGGGCACCGGAGACGGGGGCCCCgcgccccccccagccccctcctccgcGTCCTCCTCGCCCTCCCCgtcgccctcctcctcctccccgtccccgccgcccccgccgcctccCCCAGTGCCCCCCGCCCCGCCAGCCCCTCGCTTTGACATCTACGACCCCTTCCACCCCACCGACGAGGCCTACTCCCCGCCGCCGGCCCCCGAGCAGAAGTACGACCCCTTCGAGCCCACGGGCTCCAACCCCAGCTCGTCGGCAGGGACCCCCTCccccgaggaggaggaggaggaggaggaagaggaggaggaggaggaggaggaggaggaggagggcctgTCGCAGAGCATCAGCCGCATCTCAGAGACGCTGGCCGGCATCTACGACGACAACAGCCTGAGCCAGGACTTCCCGGCCGACGAGAGCCCCCGACCCGAGCCCCCCGCCCCGCAGCCGGCCCCCGCGCCCCGGACGCCCCCGCAGGCCGACTCCACCCGCGCCGAGGCCCCGCGGCGCCGCGTGTTCGTGGTGGGCGCCGAGGCCGAGGCCCGCGGCGAGGGGAAGGTGTCGGTGGAGGTGATGACGGCGGCCGGGCCCGTGCCGCCCGGGGACCCGGAGATCGAGGAGGGCGAGATCGTGCAGCCCGAGGACGAGCCGCGCCCCGCGCCGCCGCTGTTCCGCGCCGCCCGCGCCCGGCCGCCCCCCGCcgccgcgccccccgcgcccttgcccgcgccccgcgcccccgaGGGCGACGACTTCCTGTCGCTGCACGCGGAGTCGGACGGCGAGGGCGCCTTGCAGGCCGAGCTGGGGGAGCCGGTGCCCGCGCCCGCGGCCGACGCGCGCTGGGGCGGCCTGGACCTGCGGCGCAAGATCCTCACGCAGCGGCGGGAGCGCTACCGCCAGCGCTCGCCCTCCcccgcgcccgccgccgccgccgccgccgccgccggcccgCCCGCCCGCAAGAAGTCGCGGCGGGAGCACAAGCGCGGGGCCGAGGCCAAGGAGGCCGCCCCGGccgcttcctcctcctccgccgcctccggggccccgccgccgcccgcgcccgccgccgcctgggactCCAAGAAGCACCGCGCCCGGGACCGCAAGCCCGGCTCGCACGCCGCCTCCCGCCGCCGCTCCCGCTCGCGCTCCCGCTCCCGCCGCCGCTCCCGCAGCTCCGACCGGCGCCGAGGCGGCAGCCGGCGCTCCCGCTCCCGGGagaagcggcggcggcggcggcggcgctcgGCCTCCCCGCCCCCGGCCGCCTCGTCATCGTCGTCCTCGCGGCGCGAGCGGCACCGGGGAAAACACCGCGACGgcggcaagaagaagaagaagcgctcGCGGTCCCGGGGCGAGAAGCGGGCGGACGGCGACAAGGCCCCGCCGCCCggcacccccccgccccccggtgCCCCCGGCCCGGGCTCCGAGCGCGACCGCCGCCGCGGCGCCGTGCCGCCCTCCATCCAGGACCTCACGGACCACGACCTCTTCGCCATCAAGCGGACCATCACCGTGGGCCGGCCCGACAAGCCCGGCCCCCGCGGCCCCTCGCCGGCGCCCGCCGCCTCGCCCAAGCGGGAGATCCTGTACGACTCGGACGGGCTGAGCGCCGAGGAGCGCGGCGCCAAGGGCGGCGAGAAGGAGCGGCGGCGCTCGGGGGCCGCCTCCTCCCGGGAGAAAGGGTCGCGGCGCAAGGCGGCCGACGGGGGCGACCGGGACAGGGACAGGTCCTCCAAGAAGGCCCGGCCGCCCAAGGACGCAGCGCCCCCGTCGGGGCCCCCGCCCAAGCCCCCCACCGGCAGCGGGTCGGGCTCCTCGTCCTCGTCGTCGTCCTCGTCCTCCCGGAAGGTGAAGCTGCAGTCCAAGGTGGCCGTGCTCATCCGGGAGGGCGTCAGCAGCACCACACCTGCCAAGGAGGCGGCGTCCTCCGGCCTGGGCTCCATCGGGGTCAAGTTCAGCCGCGACCGGGAGAGCCGCTCCCCCTTCCTTAAGCCGGACGAGCGGGCCCCGGCCGAGGCGGCCAAGGCGGCTCCCGGCAGCACTAAGCCCAAAAAGACCAAGGTCAAGGTCAAGACCGGGGCCAAGAAGACCAAGGGGACCAAGGGGAAGACCAAGCCGTCCAAGACGCGGAAGAAGGTCCGTGGGAGCTGCGGGGGCTCGGGGTCGCTGAAGAAGTCCAAGGCCGACAGCTGCAGCCAGGCGGCGGGTGCCAAGGCCTCCGAGGAGACCACCTGGTCGGGAGAGGAGCGGGCCGCCAAGGCCCCCAGCACCCCGCCCCCCAAGGCAGCCCCGCCGCCCCCCGCCCTCACACCGGACTCCCAGACGGTGGACAGCAGCTGCAAGACCCCCGAGGTCTCTTTCCTGCCTGAGGAGGCTGCCGAGGAGGCCGGGGTCCGAGGgggggtggaagaggaggaggaggaggaagaggaggaggaggaggaggaggaggaggaccagcAGCCGGCCACCACCACGGCCACCAGCACGGCTGCTGCCGCTCCCAGCACGGCCCCCAGTGCGGGCTCCACAGCGGGAGACTCGGGGGCCGAGGATGGGCCGGCCACCTGCGTCCCCCAGCTGCCCACGCTGCCCCCGCCCATGCCCTGGAACCTGCCTGCTGGTGTGGACTGCACCACCAGTGGCGTCCTGGCCT TGACTGCACTTCTCTTCAAGATGGAAGAAGCCAACCTGGCGAGCCGAGCCAAGGCCCAGGAGCTGATCCAGGCCACCAACCAG ATCCTCAGTCACAGGAAACCCCCCGCGAGTCTGGGGGTGACGCCGGCTCCTGTGCCCCCCTCTCTGGGCCTGCCTCCCGGTCCCTCCAGCTACTTGCTTCCAGGCAGCCTCCCACTGGGGGGCTGCGgctccacccctcccacccccactgggctAGCTGCCACATCTGACAAGAGAGAGGGCAGCAGCAGCTCCGAGGGTCGAGGGGACACGGACAAG TACCTGAAGAAGCTGCACACTCAGGAGCGGGCGGTGGAGGAGGTGAAGCTGGCCATCAAGCCCTACTACCAGAAGAAGGACATCACCAAGGACGAGTACAAAGACATCCTGAGGAAGGCCGTCCAcaag ATCTGCCACAGCAGAAGCGGGGAGATCAACCCGCTGAAGGTGAGCAACCTGGTGCGGGCCTACGTCCAGCGCTACCGCTACTTCCGCAAACACGGTCGCAAGCCCGGGGACCCTCCAGGACCCCCGCGGCCGCCCAAGGAGCCAGGCCCTCCAGACAAGGGTGGCCCGGCcagcctgcccctgccccctctgTGA